The Manihot esculenta cultivar AM560-2 chromosome 11, M.esculenta_v8, whole genome shotgun sequence genome includes a region encoding these proteins:
- the LOC110626733 gene encoding F-box/LRR-repeat protein 10 isoform X2 encodes MFDVSLFLRHNFARVWALASEKLTSLEIGYVSSVMVTELLSPSVGPHQPLNHIRASILPGILKLNLSVDYITDAMVGTISKSLVSLTHLDLRDTPLIEPRITFDLTNSGLQQINQYGKLKHLSLIRSQEYIVTYFRRVNDLGILLMADKCANMESICLGGFCQVTDTGFKTILHSCSSLYRLRVSHGIHLTDLVFHDMSATALCMTHVSLRWCNLLTNHAIKSLVSNTHLKVLDLRDCKSLGDEALRAISTLPELKSLLLDGSDISDSGLSYLKGRIISSLVSLSVRGCKRLTDKCVYALFEGSSRLELQELDVSNLPYLSDNGILCLAKSRVPISVLRMRQCPLIGDTSIMALASMQVDEDRGHGSSLRLLDIYNCGGMTQLAFRWLKKPYFPRLRWLGVTANVNRDIIDALARNRPFLNVASHGEELGIDQWDNSESLHMHDYDDVDELEQWLLEGEFEDDDEEMIDAEINPEM; translated from the coding sequence ATGTTTGATGTATCATTATTTCTACGCCATAATTTTGCTCGAGTATGGGCTTTGGCTTCAGAAAAACTCACTTCCCTCGAGATTGGTTATGTTTCATCAGTAATGGTAACTGAACTGCTCAGTCCAAGTGTGGGACCCCATCAACCACTGAACCACATTCGAGCATCCATTTTGCCTGGCATTCTGAAATTAAACCTTTCGGTTGACTATATTACTGATGCTATGGTGGGCACAATATCCAAAAGTCTTGTGTCTTTAACCCATTTGGATCTTCGAGACACACCCCTCATTGAACCAAGAATTACATTTGATCTCACCAATTCTGGCCTTCAACAGATTAATCAGTATGGAAAACTGAAACACCTCTCATTAATTCGAAGCCAGGAGTACATAGTAACGTATTTCAGACGAGTTAATGATCTTGGGATCCTCTTAATGGCAGACAAGTGTGCAAACATGGAAAGTATATGTCTTGGTGGCTTTTGTCAGGTTACAGATACTGGGTTCAAAACAATATTGCATTCATGCTCCAGCTTATACAGGCTTAGGGTGTCTCATGGGATCCATTTGACTGATCTGGTTTTCCATGATATGTCTGCAACAGCACTTTGTATGACTCATGTTAGCTTGAGATGGTGTAACCTTTTAACTAACCATGCAATTAAAAGTTTGGTATCAAACACGCACCTTAAAGTTCTTGACTTGAGAGATTGCAAAAGCCTTGGCGATGAAGCCCTCAGAGCTATCAGCACTCTTCCTGAGTTAAAGAGTTTACTTCTGGATGGATCTGATATAAGTGATTCAGGATTGTCATACTTGAAAGGTAGGATCATAAGTTCATTAGTTTCATTGTCTGTGAGAGGCTGCAAGAGACTAACAGATAAATGTGTCTACGCTCTATTTGAAGGCTCTTCTAGACTAGAATTGCAGGAATTGGATGTATCAAATCTTCCTTACCTCTCTGATAATGGAATTCTCTGTCTTGCAAAAAGTCGAGTACCAATTTCAGTACTTAGAATGCGACAATGTCCACTTATAGGTGATACTTCAATAATGGCGTTAGCCTCAATGCAGGTTGATGAGGACCGTGGACATGGGAGTAGCTTGCGCTTGCTGGATATATACAACTGTGGTGGAATGACACAACTAGCATTCCGTTGGTTGAAGAAACCCTACTTTCCAAGGTTGAGATGGTTGGGAGTGACAGCAAATGTAAATAGGGATATTATTGATGCGTTGGCTAGGAATAGACCATTCTTGAATGTGGCAAGCCATGGAGAGGAGCTGGGAATTGACCAATGGGATAACTCAGAGAGTTTACACATGCACGACTATGATGATGTAGATGAACTTGAACAGTGGCTTCTGGAAGGAGAATTtgaggatgatgatgaagagATGATTGATGCTGAAATTAATCCTGAAATGTAG
- the LOC110626733 gene encoding F-box/LRR-repeat protein 10 isoform X1: MANPEATEEEEESFDQLPAALLATIMTKLDVASICSVASTCKIFKACASHILTFIPNFHLFDTALSINLLSPLLPPNPYLSSLKVDCARLDDSAIDLLVRPSLHELCLHNCADFSGKLLSEIGGKCADLRYLYLGSVAEKRGRAIHISDLEELLNGCTQLEVLTLMFDVSLFLRHNFARVWALASEKLTSLEIGYVSSVMVTELLSPSVGPHQPLNHIRASILPGILKLNLSVDYITDAMVGTISKSLVSLTHLDLRDTPLIEPRITFDLTNSGLQQINQYGKLKHLSLIRSQEYIVTYFRRVNDLGILLMADKCANMESICLGGFCQVTDTGFKTILHSCSSLYRLRVSHGIHLTDLVFHDMSATALCMTHVSLRWCNLLTNHAIKSLVSNTHLKVLDLRDCKSLGDEALRAISTLPELKSLLLDGSDISDSGLSYLKGRIISSLVSLSVRGCKRLTDKCVYALFEGSSRLELQELDVSNLPYLSDNGILCLAKSRVPISVLRMRQCPLIGDTSIMALASMQVDEDRGHGSSLRLLDIYNCGGMTQLAFRWLKKPYFPRLRWLGVTANVNRDIIDALARNRPFLNVASHGEELGIDQWDNSESLHMHDYDDVDELEQWLLEGEFEDDDEEMIDAEINPEM; the protein is encoded by the exons ATGGCGAACCCCGAAGCaaccgaagaagaagaagagagcttCGATCAATTGCCGGCGGCTCTGTTGGCCACCATAATGACGAAACTCGACGTCGCTTCCATATGCTCAGTCGCTTCCACGTGCAAGATCTTCAAGGCCTGCGCTTCTCATATCCTTACTTTCATCCCCAACTTCCACCTTTTC GATACTGCGCtatcaattaatttattgagCCCTCTACTACCTCCCAATCCTTATCTAAGCAGTTTGAAGGTTGATTGTGCTCGTCTCGACGATTCAGCCATCGATCTTCTGGTTCGACCTTCGTTGCACGAGCTTTGCCTGCATAATTGCGCGGATTTTAGTGGGAAATTGCTTTCTGAGATTGGAGGAAAGTGTGCTGATCTAAG ATATCTCTACTTGGGTTCTGTGGCTGAAAAGAGAGGGCGAGCTATTCATATATCTGATTTGGAGGAGTTGCTCAATGGTTGCACACAATTAGAA GTGTTGACTTTGATGTTTGATGTATCATTATTTCTACGCCATAATTTTGCTCGAGTATGGGCTTTGGCTTCAGAAAAACTCACTTCCCTCGAGATTGGTTATGTTTCATCAGTAATGGTAACTGAACTGCTCAGTCCAAGTGTGGGACCCCATCAACCACTGAACCACATTCGAGCATCCATTTTGCCTGGCATTCTGAAATTAAACCTTTCGGTTGACTATATTACTGATGCTATGGTGGGCACAATATCCAAAAGTCTTGTGTCTTTAACCCATTTGGATCTTCGAGACACACCCCTCATTGAACCAAGAATTACATTTGATCTCACCAATTCTGGCCTTCAACAGATTAATCAGTATGGAAAACTGAAACACCTCTCATTAATTCGAAGCCAGGAGTACATAGTAACGTATTTCAGACGAGTTAATGATCTTGGGATCCTCTTAATGGCAGACAAGTGTGCAAACATGGAAAGTATATGTCTTGGTGGCTTTTGTCAGGTTACAGATACTGGGTTCAAAACAATATTGCATTCATGCTCCAGCTTATACAGGCTTAGGGTGTCTCATGGGATCCATTTGACTGATCTGGTTTTCCATGATATGTCTGCAACAGCACTTTGTATGACTCATGTTAGCTTGAGATGGTGTAACCTTTTAACTAACCATGCAATTAAAAGTTTGGTATCAAACACGCACCTTAAAGTTCTTGACTTGAGAGATTGCAAAAGCCTTGGCGATGAAGCCCTCAGAGCTATCAGCACTCTTCCTGAGTTAAAGAGTTTACTTCTGGATGGATCTGATATAAGTGATTCAGGATTGTCATACTTGAAAGGTAGGATCATAAGTTCATTAGTTTCATTGTCTGTGAGAGGCTGCAAGAGACTAACAGATAAATGTGTCTACGCTCTATTTGAAGGCTCTTCTAGACTAGAATTGCAGGAATTGGATGTATCAAATCTTCCTTACCTCTCTGATAATGGAATTCTCTGTCTTGCAAAAAGTCGAGTACCAATTTCAGTACTTAGAATGCGACAATGTCCACTTATAGGTGATACTTCAATAATGGCGTTAGCCTCAATGCAGGTTGATGAGGACCGTGGACATGGGAGTAGCTTGCGCTTGCTGGATATATACAACTGTGGTGGAATGACACAACTAGCATTCCGTTGGTTGAAGAAACCCTACTTTCCAAGGTTGAGATGGTTGGGAGTGACAGCAAATGTAAATAGGGATATTATTGATGCGTTGGCTAGGAATAGACCATTCTTGAATGTGGCAAGCCATGGAGAGGAGCTGGGAATTGACCAATGGGATAACTCAGAGAGTTTACACATGCACGACTATGATGATGTAGATGAACTTGAACAGTGGCTTCTGGAAGGAGAATTtgaggatgatgatgaagagATGATTGATGCTGAAATTAATCCTGAAATGTAG